The proteins below are encoded in one region of Anguilla anguilla isolate fAngAng1 chromosome 3, fAngAng1.pri, whole genome shotgun sequence:
- the LOC118222523 gene encoding sterol 26-hydroxylase, mitochondrial-like, which produces MEVRLVLGSAERGARWLLRPTIRALAAGRTAGTAPAVAVSANQVKLKSEEDLAEITALQMLYRMTFKGYLKKMHELQVYEKQLHGPIYKVRVGKYRAIVLNSAELLEELLRKDEKFPCRGDMTLWTEYRDMKGLGYGPFTEEGEKWYKLRAILNKRMLHPKDSVQYGDVINEVVTDFIKRIYHLRQISPSGDMVTDVSNELYRFSLEGISSILFETRIGCLEKEIPEATQDFINSIGQMFSYSMLVIMLPKWTRNILPLWDRYLASWEGIFKFARNLIDRKMDVIQHRLAQGQEVEGEYLTYLISNRKMSSKDVYGSIAELLLAGVDTTSNTLMWALYLLSQNPEVQDRLYKEVSSFVLGGRPITAQVVSDMQLLKAVIKETLRLYPVIPTNARVMKEADVSIGGYFFPRKTSFTICHYSISQDEKTFPEPHKFRPERWLRDGRQRPNPFGSLPFGFGVRGCVGRRIAELEMHLALSRIISLFEIRLDPHIGEVKAHNRTVLVADRQVNLHFVERNGTSSN; this is translated from the exons ATGGAAGTGCGCTTGGTTCTAGGCTCGGCAGAGAGGGGGGCCCGCTGGCTGCTGCGGCCCACAATCAGAGCCCTCGCAGCGGGGAGAACGGCAGGAACCGCCCCTGCTGTGGCTGTTTCTGCCAACCAGGTCAAACTGAAAAGTGAAGAGGATCTCGCAGAAATAACTGCCCTGCAGATGTTGTACCGGATGACGTTTAAAGGGtacctgaaaaaaatgcatgagcTACAG GTGTATGAGAAGCAGCTGCATGGCCCCATTTACAAGGTCAGGGTGGGAAAGTACAGAGCCATTGTTCTGAACAGCGCGGAGCTCTTGGAGGAGCTGCTGAGGAAAGATGAAAAGTTTCCCTGTCGGGGTGACATGACTCTGTGGACGGAGTACCGTGACATGAAGGGACTCGGCTACGGACCTTTCACAGA agagggggagaagtgGTACAAGCTGCGGGCCATTCTGAACAAGCGCATGCTGCACCCTAAAGATTCGGTGCAGTATGGAGATGTGATCAATGAGGTTGTCACAGACTTCATCAAAAGAATATACCACCTGCGCCAGATCAGCCCTTCGGGTGACATGGTGACCGATGTCTCAAATGAGCTCTACCGCTTCTCTCTGGAGG GAATCTCCTCCATTCTGTTTGAAACGCGCATTGGATGCCTGGAGAAGGAGATCCCTGAAGCAACTCAAGACTTCATCAATTCCATTGGTCAGATGTTCTCCTACAGCATGCTGGTGATCATGCTGCCCAAATGGACCCGCAACATCCTGCCCCTCTGGGATCGGTACTTGGCCAGCTGGGAGGGCATCTTCAAATTTG CCAGGAACTTGATTGACAGAAAGATGGACGTCATTCAGCACCGTTTAGCCCAGGGCCAGGAGGTGGAAGGAGAGTACCTGACTTACCTCATCTCCAACAGAAAGATGAGCAGTAAAGACGTATACGGCAGCATTGCAGAACTGCTATTGGCTGGAGTGGACACG ACCTCCAACACCTTAATGTGGGCTCTATACCTGCTGTCCCAGAACCCAGAGGTGCAGGACAGGCTATATAAGGAGGTGTCCAGCTTCGTTTTGGGGGGCAGGCCCATTACTGCCCAGGTCGTCTCTGACATGCAATTACTTAAGGCGGTGATTAAAGAGACACTGAG GCTGTATCCTGTGATTCCTACGAACGCTCGGGTCATGAAAGAAGCAGACGTGTCCATCGGAGGATATTTTTTCCCTAGGAAA ACCTCCTTCACCATCTGCCACTACTCCATAAGCCAGGATGAGAAAACCTTCCCTGAGCCGCACAAGTTCAGACCAGAACGCTGGCTGCGGGATGGCAGGCAGCGACCCAATCCCTTTGGCTCTCTCCCGTTTGGGTTTGGGGTGCGGGGCTGCGTTGGCCGCAGGATTGCAGAGCTGGAGATGCACCTTGCTCTGTCACGG ATAATCAGTCTGTTTGAAATCAGACTAGACCCTCACATTGGGGAAGTCAAAGCTCACAATCGCACTGTCCTGGTGGCGGACAGACAGGTCAATCTGCACTTCGTGGAAAGGAATGGAACCTCTTCAAACTGA
- the zgc:66484 gene encoding spermine oxidase codes for MSSPPAVSSSSAKVVVIGAGLAGLASAATLIQAGFEHVQVLEATSRPGGRISTTRPFGPDVIELGANWIHGQEGNPVFSLAERHGLLSQDSTTRGMCHPDSFTPRDYFFREDGTLLSHAGVERVCGLFSKITSRAFDNKLEERFRSKSFGQYLDEAFADSSLASSFEDAAKVFEWCKRSECTDVACSSLYEASALEQKEYTCLEGNFYNCLGPGGYRAVLDVLLKTLPPGALLCDRPVTCIRWGLETQSKGAGPFCPVKVLCEDGEEFEADHVVVTSSLGFLKERASALFEPTLPEDKMRAIESLGFGTVDKIFLRFDERFWPEDCAGIQLIWEEGPEDKTIYCKQSEGGAWRESWYKKICGFDVVARHPTVLCGWISGREAQHMETLQEQEVGQVCVRLLRSFTGWPVPEPTQVLFSTWWSSPYVKGSYTFIPCGVKGVREHQALAAPLPNSTVCTGKKPLQVLFAGEATHVNFYTTTHGAFVSGTREAQRIIDLYAKQN; via the exons ATGAGTTCTCCTCCAGCCGTGTCTAGCTCTTCTGCCAAGGTGGTGGTGATTGGTGCCGGATTAGCGGGTTTAGCCAGCGCAGCCACGCTCATCCAAGCGGGTTTTGAGCACGTCCAGGTTCTGGAGGCCACATCCAGGCCCGGGGGCCGGATCAGCACCACCAGGCCGTTCGGCCCGGACGTGATAGAGCTGGGGGCAAACTGGATCCACGGGCAGGAGGGCAACCCAGTCTTCTCCCTGGCTGAGAGACACGGTCTACTGTCCCAGGACAGCACCACCAGGGGCATGTGCCACCCGGACTCGTTCACTCCCCGTGACTACTTCTTCCGGGAGGATGGGACCCTGCTTTCTCATGCAGGGGTGGAACGGGTCTGTGGTCTCTTCAGCAAAATCACGTCCAGGGCGTTCGACAACAAGCTGGAGGAGAGATTTCGCTCCAAAAGCTTTGGCCAATACTTGGATGAGGCGTTCGCCGACTCCTCCCTGGCCTCCTCCTTTGAGGACGCAGCAAAGGTTTTCGAGTGGTGCAAGAGGAGCGAGTGCACGGACGTGGCCTGCTCCTCCCTGTACGAGGCGTCTGCCCTGGAGCAGAAAGAGTACACCTGCCTGGAGGGAAATTTCTACAACTGCCTGGGTCCTGGAGGCTACCGAGCCGTGCTCGATGTCCTCCTGAAAACCCTGCCCCCAGGGGCTCTCCTGTGTGACAGACCAGTGACCTGTATCCGGTGGGGGCTGGAAACGCAATCCAAGGGCGCCGGCCCATTCTGCCCAGTCAAGGTGCTGTGTGAGGATGGTGAGGAGTTTGAAGCCGACCACGTCGTCGTGACCTCCTCCCTGGGGTTTCTGAAAGAGAGGGCGTCTGCCTTGTTTGAGCCCACCCTGCCTGAGGACAAAATGCGAGCTATCGAGAGCCTTGGCTTTGGAACAGTGGACAAAATCTTTCTACGGTTTGATGAGCGGTTCTGGCCTGAAGACTGTGCTGGAATCCAGCTGATCTGGGAAGAAGGTCCAGAAGATAAAACCATCTACTGCAAGCAGTCTGAGGGGGGTGCCTGGAGGGAATCGTGGTACAAGAAGATCTGCGGCTTTGACGTTGTGGCGCGTCACCCCACTGTCCTCTGTGGGTGGATCAGTGGAAGAGAAGCGCAGCACATGGAGAccctgcaggagcaggaggtggGACAGGTTTGTGTGAG GCTGCTCAGATCCTTCACAGGTTGGCCGGTCCCTGAGCCAACACAGGTGCTCTTTTCCACATGGTGGAGTAGCCCCTATGTGAAGGGGTCCTACACATTCATCCCTTGCGGGGTGAAAGGGGTCAGGGAGCACCAGGCCCTGGCAGCACCGCTGCCTAATAGCACAGTCTGTACTGGAAAAAAG CCTCTCCAGGTGCTGTTTGCGGGCGAGGCCACACACGTGAATTTCTACACCACGACCCACGGGGCTTTCGTCTCAGGCACTCGAGAAGCTCAAAGGATCATTGACCTCTACGCTAAACAGAACTGA
- the LOC118223203 gene encoding integrin beta-2-like — protein MYWQLALLLQILLLSRGVHPREECPKTIVNSCSDCIRAGPFCMWCNQLNFTKKGELNAARCDTEALLMEKGCDRSYIISPKSSHFLERNDPLFKGSPQKDPIQIRPQEVKLLLRPGKPHTLPFRFKRAEDYPVDLYYLMDLSYSMKDDLENVKNLGENLLETLGKITSRARIGFGAFVDKTVLPFTNINKKKLKKPCPEEEQYCLPAFGYRHVLSMTENKDVFKQTVSSLNISGNLDTPEGSLDAIMQAAVCEDKIGWGNSTRLLVLTTDAGFHMAGDGKLGSIFFPNDCKCHMGKDMTYSKSDELDYPSVGQVARKLSENNIQTIFAVTEKVEEIYMNLTKIIPRSEVGTLSGDSKNVVGLIEEAYKSLSSKVTVTHEDLPDHITATYTSDCSNGAQPSTEGTCDNVGVDKEVEFKVTLMAKECFGTKSFYIVAPGFQERMKVTVTTQCECDCGNTLINHEYCNSHGNTTCAICSCEGGYAGQKCECKLGDKAESELKMACQRDNGTECSGLGDCVCGECQCHTSEDGKTIYGTHCECDDRSCAVYQNKLCGGNGQCDCGTCKCNPDFEGSTCQCKKSTEACRMAKDRSVCSGRGKCECNRCQCQEGYKPPFCEECPGCSSPCPNLTSCIECLRFATGVYSKNCTESCPHIEYYQTATEEAPKGGTLESSGWSCKERDTNNCWMTFTIKQLDGFNKYKAWIRSERECPEPPAIGPIIGGVFAGVALIGIILLLIIIGIIRAQERREWKNFEQSRKAEEWRPNNEIFKTATTTVKNPLHEGD, from the exons atgtattggcAACTGGCCTTACTTCTGCAGATTCTACTGTTGTCTAGAGGTG TCCACCCCAGGGAGGAATGTCCCAAAACAATTGTGAACTCATGTAGTGACTGCATTCGAGCCGGACCCTTCTGCATGTGGTGTAATCAACTG AACTTCACCAAGAAGGGCGAACTGAACGCAGCACGCTGTGACACCGAGGCCCTGCTGATGGAGAAGGGCTGTGACCGCAGCTACATCATCTCTCCTAAAAGCTCCCACTTCCTGGAGAGGAACGATCCCCTGTTTAAGGGCTCTCCCCAAAAGGATCCCATCCAGATCCGCCCACAGGAAGTCAAGCTGCTGCTCAGGCCTG GTAAGCCACACACCCTCCCGTTCAGGTTTAAACGGGCTGAAGACTATCCTGTGGATTTGTACTACTTGATGGACCTTTCCTACTCCATGAAAGATGACTTGGAAAATGTGAAGAATCTCGGAGAGAATCTACTGGAAACTCTGGGGAAAATTACATCTCGAGCTCGCATAG GCTTTGGCGCGTTTGTTGATAAGACTGTTCTCCCCTTCAcgaacatcaacaaaaaaaagctgaagaAACCGTGCCCGGAGGAAGAGCAGTACTGCCTGCCAGCTTTTGGCTATCGGCATGTGCTCAGCATGACAGAAAACAAGGATGTTTTTAAGCAGACAGTGTCTTCCCTGAACATTTCGGGGAACCTGGACACTCCGGAGGGCAGCCTGGACGCCATCATGCAAGCTGCAGTCTGTGAG GATAAAATCGGCTGGGGAAACAGCACTCGCCTCCTGGTCCTGACCACCGACGCTGGCTTCCACATGGCAGGGGATGGAAAGCTTGgctcaatttttttccccaatgacTGCAAATGTCATATGGGTAAAGATATGACGTACAGCAAAAGCGATGAATTG GACTACCCTTCTGTGGGACAAGTGGCACGGAAGTTATCTGAGAACAACATCCAAACAATCTTTGCAGTGACCGAGAAGGTTGAAGAAATTTACATG AACTTGACAAAGATTATTCCCAGATCTGAAGTTGGCACGCTCTCTGGGGACTCAAAGAATGTTGTAGGTCTTATTGAGGAAGCATACAAG AGTCTCTCCTCCAAAGTGACTGTGACTCACGAGGACCTGCCTGACCACATCACAGCCACGTACACGTCAGACTGCTCCAACGGAGCCCAGCCAAGCACCGAAGGGACCTGCGACAATGTGGGAGTCGATAAGGAG GTTGAGTTCAAAGTGACACTGATGGCAAAGGAATGCTTTGGAACAAAGTCCTTTTACATCGTAGCTCCGGGCTTCCAAGAGAGAATGAAAGTTACCGTGACGACGCAATGCGAGTGCGATTGTGGCAACACTCTGATAAACCACGAGTACTGCAACAGCCACGGCAACACCACCTGCGCAATATGCAG TTGTGAGGGTGGCTATGCAGGCCAGAAGTGCGAGTGCAAGCTGGGAGACAAAGCTGAGAGCGAGCTGAAGATGGCGTGTCAGCGGGATAACGGCACTGAGTGCTCGGGGCtgggagactgtgtgtgtggggaatgTCAGTGCCATACCAGTGAGGACGGCAAGACCATCTACGGCACGCACTGCGAATGTGACGACAGGAGCTGTGCGGTGTACCAGAACAAGCTGTGTGGAG GTAATGGACAGTGTGATTGCGGCACTTGCAAATGCAACCCGGATTTTGAAGGAAGCACGTGTCAGTGCAAGAAATCTACAGAAGCCTGTCGGATGGCCAAGGACAGGAGTGTGTGCAGTGGCAGGGGGAAGTGTGAGTGTAACAGGTGTCAGTGTCAGGAGGGATACAAGCCACCATTCTGTGAAGAGTGCCCTGGCTGCTCCTCCCCTTGCCCGAACTTAAC GAGTTGCATTGAGTGTCTGCGTTTTGCGACCGGCGTGTACAGTAAGAACTGCACTGAGTCCTGTCCGCACATCGAGTACTATCAGACTGCAACTGAGGAAGCTCCTAAGGGAGGGACTCTTGAGTCTTCTGGGTGGTCTTGCAAAGAAAGGGACACAAATAACTGCTGGATGACCTTCACCATAAAACAGCTGGATGGTTTTAACAAATACAAGGCCTGGATACGTTCAGAAAGAG AATGCCCTGAGCCCCCAGCGATTGGCCCCATCATAGGCGGGGTGTTTGCCGGCGTGGCCCTGATTGGAATCATcctgcttttaattattatcGGCATAATCCGTGCCCAGGAGAGGAGGGAATGGAAAAACTTTGAACAATCCAGGAAGGCAGAGGAATGGAGACCGAATAAT GAAATATTCAAGACTGCAACCACAACAGTGAAGAACCCTCTACATGAAGGAGATTGA